In a genomic window of Helicobacter sp. 11S03491-1:
- a CDS encoding hemagglutinin repeat-containing protein, giving the protein PNPKGISNNYYLDFNVNTKGLILNNSIQSITPTQLGGFIGSNPNLLQQEASFILNQVTSTRSSQLLGTIEIAGGRAGLLIANPNGITCRGCGFINVSSLSLATGLIDAQEIRHLQDLSMSNLSNLSDGISQRVLPDSLDENLALRIQRGHINIDSLNASNIASVNILAKSLSIAQHLYANHLNIILGSSKVSLDTKGALLLWQPLKQEGIPSSKLALDVAYLGGAWAQSIYLVASDLDTKIQNFGIMATFPSTKDGDGGFYIDGRGHLEIAGASKPISLDTYERRSSLESNDFNDPPSPSMPDKTSDKSLISGEFIGGFYAFGNLDIQAKSLHNTSFLKANKNLSVSVDSLFENQGILMAKEDLNIISKYFNNTQALLEAKNISLMVERIKNENNALILGNTISMQAKEFSNEYGFIYAKENLNIHADTLRNIAYVSTQRELISQEHIKIGDWGNYERNRYKRRPSASRYLKDGDKDFDRFIYQDKLDTATYRPSAIGSGGILSLHAQAMENQNGILFAPVSVLDIQNIQNTLPEAKEVTIDKGREAKYYQYKYTYDTCNWQPFCFSNTKKNYYQKFFKIFDDYYRSSILDKELRFPSLEDIFSHSLSNRFVRIKPYENPLLLAQDTQSALALQPIDSQENNPKNAIKDVILENTTLPPNYFEAEFISSSTILELSSSPETSPEDNNSGNPQINKINTVANVKNQSLQPLIFETLSFYPYENVDIYRNHPLLVSFNENKNKIIHRGDFLNSHYLQEHFVSRTQEAQKVFLDHLGIQTSDFYHSSYFKDILGINLLNQRLSEYDKSHLANKQALQNTTQEIIFFDNFLAKGQAKGILATKLDVFSYSFENNSFIQAKNAFIYSKDILSNRGLIKASDLRLSSDGKLSHSGDIASENLTLEAKNISVFSSMYSTEEPSESASYIRKKKDFSKVAGLKGKDISITAKESIDMGHVNIHAKNHLGITGQRISSDTQESSNFYEDTYKKETFKINLGANLQGESIELKAGDSLWLTQTSLKAYRDVVLSSLGEIYLQASEDSSQADYEYFTQEEGFFVSKEIHESYELGSFEQKGNTFVGENIFVQARGSIFSEGSNFQASKDLDISTQKDYLHTALSHKQYFSSRRTQNESILGFEFGKNKDAHKTSSLKHVHSQLSAHNISIHSGGNLTLPGASLHAETQMQLHSQGNIIIGSAQDRLTQEASSSEKSWFGLLDHQQGHTQKEIAQFSSHLSAKKLHIQAKQNVNILASNMDISEDASILAKGNIYILSASNSKRTSSFESKRDFDGVDLEFKRKFSLGASYAISQSNDNSNQTQAIGSHLNVLGNLTLQAGQAQDSFGMTQANRINQTNPSHIIIEGSSIDAGKDINLLADNTNILGARNETSHSKDALKGELRVSLDIGNAYVDTYFTAQDLAQASKNIKKQTQNLNQIQKLYEQGLASEQALEEAKYNLVFSLGNVESATLGLSSSLASIASTAATGFYASISTRISAHDSHTQEKITTFSPSVLKAGGNIFLQARDSITQIGSSAIAKGKLSYQANHHISLLSSTNTYESTTKSQYTSSQTSYGGNGFVLNVSKGGNEEVFEKSSQNNTQLSASGISLLTPGDIRLEGSNLDSQNAQIQAKNLSIASRLDMTYTHTKEGGWGVGYGSGNIQGDISTSQSKQDALFFNQLSGIHTANHLFVTIQEKTNLEGGYLFSDSKQLKLSTNTLSYQDINTKDIKGAKGFHIGISTPQDNLAHSHTQIGLSHQGHQSEGRALATLGEGEIEIKTLNYQETQNPLPLQPSNQSNRFNNINDTQNISKINFSVDSPKTFFGSAVNMLSVIKNPSHLNPLSSINRDIHQLSIVSKNQITGVLQGHLDIDNRIFSQNGRKEILENISSLPSNTAKAINATNTTFIINPIVSTYTILSNPNLKLTDLPTQYQANQQVMATINQLNQDTLNQLPKGQDITQITQALPQNRRESTYLYYNPEDKLTGFYDTKNHHIYLNGAYDTFNDTRTFITTLGHEITHQLTSKEAIAQNAGNYATFSYGLLNALDFKPLPRQNQSHNEGNLTHFSNPDGFGNSNNSTQPITSLQWYENQSQNIGFDAYGANKPDFNSILEQNAKLAFGVKQEDREERTILVHGTSSDPITAFSPIFRQSLAQAFDDPNQEDFAWSGNNDDASRRKAAGDLLNQINQPYEYAPNEPLIIVTHSHGGNVAKIMSNLYDYNTGKKPLIINIATPNRKDYVMNPHVEEFYNVYNVHDTAVQGYFGGIDKTFPYVHFPLPSQLANEPNGINVKIDQDYPYKLYMLKNPSKYLAPNHTEFKNPTTIKILKKAIDERKKK; this is encoded by the coding sequence CCCCTAACCCAAAAGGTATTTCCAATAACTATTATCTTGATTTTAATGTCAATACAAAGGGATTGATACTCAATAATTCTATCCAAAGCATCACCCCTACTCAATTAGGAGGGTTTATTGGTTCTAATCCCAATCTTCTCCAACAAGAGGCTTCTTTTATCCTCAATCAAGTAACTTCTACACGTTCCAGCCAACTTTTAGGGACTATAGAAATAGCTGGGGGGAGGGCAGGATTGCTTATTGCCAATCCCAATGGTATTACTTGTAGGGGTTGTGGTTTTATCAATGTTTCTTCTTTGAGTTTGGCTACAGGACTTATTGATGCTCAAGAAATCAGGCATCTTCAAGACTTAAGCATGTCAAATCTATCCAATCTCTCAGATGGTATTTCCCAAAGAGTTCTTCCGGATTCATTAGATGAAAATTTAGCCCTTCGCATTCAAAGAGGGCATATCAATATTGATTCTTTGAATGCAAGCAATATCGCTTCTGTCAATATTTTAGCAAAATCTTTGAGTATCGCCCAACATCTTTATGCCAACCATCTCAATATAATTTTGGGTTCATCAAAAGTGAGTTTGGATACAAAAGGAGCTTTATTATTGTGGCAACCCTTGAAGCAAGAAGGCATCCCCTCCTCAAAACTTGCTCTTGATGTGGCTTATCTTGGCGGGGCGTGGGCACAATCTATTTATTTGGTTGCTTCTGATTTGGATACAAAGATTCAAAATTTTGGAATAATGGCTACATTCCCTTCCACAAAAGATGGAGATGGTGGGTTTTATATTGATGGAAGAGGGCATTTAGAAATAGCCGGAGCTTCTAAGCCTATTTCTTTGGATACCTATGAGAGAAGATCTTCTTTGGAATCAAACGATTTTAATGATCCCCCCTCTCCCTCCATGCCGGATAAAACATCAGATAAATCTCTTATTTCCGGAGAATTCATAGGGGGATTTTATGCTTTTGGCAATCTGGATATCCAAGCCAAAAGCCTGCATAATACTTCTTTTCTCAAAGCCAACAAGAATCTCTCTGTGAGTGTTGATTCTCTTTTTGAAAATCAAGGGATTTTGATGGCTAAAGAAGATCTTAATATCATTTCCAAATATTTTAACAACACTCAAGCGCTCTTGGAAGCCAAAAATATTTCTCTCATGGTTGAGAGGATCAAAAATGAAAATAATGCTTTGATATTGGGGAATACTATTTCTATGCAAGCCAAAGAATTTAGCAATGAATACGGGTTTATTTATGCCAAAGAAAACTTGAATATCCATGCAGATACGCTGAGGAATATTGCATATGTAAGCACTCAAAGAGAACTCATCTCTCAAGAACATATTAAAATAGGGGATTGGGGTAACTATGAGCGCAACAGGTATAAACGTCGTCCTAGCGCTTCGCGTTATTTAAAAGATGGGGACAAAGATTTTGATCGCTTTATTTACCAAGATAAATTAGACACGGCTACTTATAGACCTTCTGCTATCGGGAGTGGGGGTATTTTGTCCTTACATGCTCAAGCCATGGAGAATCAAAATGGCATCCTCTTTGCTCCTGTGAGTGTCTTGGATATCCAAAATATCCAAAATACCCTTCCGGAAGCTAAAGAGGTCACCATTGACAAAGGTAGGGAGGCAAAGTATTATCAATACAAATATACATATGACACATGTAATTGGCAACCATTTTGTTTTTCAAACACTAAAAAAAATTATTATCAAAAATTTTTTAAGATTTTTGATGACTACTATCGATCATCCATATTGGATAAAGAACTCCGATTTCCCTCACTGGAAGATATTTTCTCCCATTCTTTGAGCAATCGTTTTGTTCGTATAAAACCTTATGAAAATCCCTTGTTGCTTGCACAAGATACCCAAAGTGCTTTAGCCCTCCAACCTATAGATTCCCAAGAAAATAATCCCAAAAACGCAATCAAAGATGTAATCCTTGAAAATACAACCCTTCCTCCTAACTACTTTGAAGCTGAATTTATTTCATCTTCAACGATCTTGGAGTTGTCCTCTTCTCCTGAGACTTCTCCGGAAGATAATAACTCCGGCAATCCTCAAATCAATAAAATCAATACTGTTGCTAATGTAAAAAACCAATCCTTGCAGCCTTTGATCTTTGAGACACTTTCTTTTTATCCTTATGAAAATGTGGATATTTATAGAAATCATCCCCTTTTAGTCTCTTTTAATGAAAACAAAAACAAAATAATCCATAGGGGAGATTTTTTGAATTCGCATTATCTCCAAGAGCATTTTGTCTCCAGAACTCAAGAAGCCCAAAAAGTATTTTTAGATCATTTAGGTATCCAAACCTCTGATTTTTATCATTCTTCTTATTTTAAAGATATTTTGGGAATAAATTTATTAAATCAAAGACTCTCTGAATATGACAAATCACATCTTGCAAACAAACAAGCCCTTCAAAATACAACTCAAGAAATCATATTTTTTGATAATTTTTTAGCTAAGGGGCAAGCTAAGGGTATTTTGGCAACAAAATTAGATGTTTTTAGCTACTCTTTTGAAAATAATTCTTTTATCCAAGCCAAAAATGCTTTTATTTATTCCAAAGACATTCTTAGCAATAGAGGGCTTATCAAAGCCTCTGATCTTAGGCTAAGCTCTGATGGCAAGCTTAGCCATAGCGGGGATATTGCTTCAGAGAACCTCACCTTGGAGGCTAAAAATATTTCTGTATTTTCCTCTATGTATTCTACGGAAGAACCAAGTGAGTCTGCCTCCTATATCCGGAAGAAAAAAGATTTTTCAAAAGTTGCCGGTCTTAAGGGAAAAGACATTAGCATCACAGCCAAAGAAAGCATAGATATGGGACATGTCAATATTCATGCCAAAAATCACTTAGGGATAACCGGCCAGCGCATTTCTTCAGATACTCAAGAATCAAGTAACTTTTATGAAGATACTTATAAAAAAGAAACTTTCAAGATCAATCTGGGGGCAAATCTTCAAGGGGAGAGTATTGAGTTAAAAGCCGGCGATTCTTTATGGCTTACCCAAACCTCCCTCAAAGCCTATAGAGATGTCGTGCTCTCTTCTTTAGGAGAGATTTATTTACAAGCCTCTGAGGATTCTTCCCAAGCTGATTATGAATATTTTACCCAAGAAGAAGGGTTTTTTGTTTCTAAGGAGATCCATGAGAGCTATGAGTTGGGATCTTTTGAACAAAAAGGCAATACTTTTGTTGGAGAAAATATCTTTGTGCAAGCAAGAGGCTCTATTTTTTCAGAGGGGAGCAATTTCCAAGCAAGCAAGGATTTAGATATCAGCACTCAAAAAGATTATCTACATACCGCCCTCTCCCATAAGCAATATTTTTCATCAAGACGTACTCAGAATGAGAGTATTTTGGGTTTTGAATTTGGAAAAAACAAAGATGCTCATAAAACCTCTTCTCTCAAGCATGTCCATTCTCAACTCAGCGCTCATAACATCTCTATTCATTCCGGAGGAAACTTGACTCTTCCGGGAGCTTCTTTGCATGCAGAGACGCAAATGCAACTTCACTCTCAAGGAAATATTATCATTGGAAGTGCGCAAGATAGACTTACCCAAGAGGCTTCTTCTTCTGAAAAGTCTTGGTTTGGACTACTTGATCACCAACAAGGTCATACCCAAAAGGAGATTGCGCAATTTTCAAGCCATTTGAGCGCTAAAAAACTCCATATTCAAGCAAAACAAAATGTAAATATCCTAGCTTCAAATATGGATATTTCTGAAGATGCCTCTATCCTTGCAAAAGGCAATATCTATATCCTAAGTGCTTCAAATTCAAAGCGCACAAGCAGTTTTGAAAGTAAAAGAGATTTTGATGGGGTTGATCTTGAATTCAAAAGAAAGTTTTCTCTGGGGGCTTCTTATGCAATAAGCCAAAGCAATGATAATTCCAATCAAACTCAAGCCATAGGCTCTCATCTGAATGTTTTAGGCAACCTCACTCTCCAAGCAGGGCAAGCCCAAGATTCTTTTGGAATGACTCAAGCTAACCGAATAAATCAAACCAATCCATCTCATATTATCATTGAAGGATCTTCAATAGATGCAGGCAAGGACATCAATTTATTAGCAGATAATACCAACATCTTAGGGGCACGCAATGAAACTTCTCACTCAAAAGATGCACTCAAAGGGGAGCTTCGTGTATCTCTAGATATAGGGAATGCTTATGTAGATACCTATTTTACTGCACAAGATCTTGCCCAAGCAAGCAAAAATATAAAAAAACAAACTCAAAATTTAAATCAAATTCAAAAACTTTATGAACAAGGGCTGGCAAGTGAACAAGCTTTAGAAGAAGCCAAATATAACCTGGTCTTTAGTCTTGGGAATGTAGAGAGTGCCACTTTGGGGCTTAGCTCTTCGCTAGCATCCATTGCAAGCACTGCTGCAACAGGGTTTTATGCTTCAATCTCTACAAGAATTTCTGCCCATGATTCCCATACCCAAGAAAAAATCACAACCTTTAGCCCTTCTGTTTTAAAAGCAGGGGGGAATATCTTTTTGCAAGCAAGAGATTCTATCACTCAAATTGGATCAAGCGCTATTGCAAAAGGCAAGCTAAGCTATCAAGCCAATCATCATATTTCTCTACTCTCAAGCACCAATACCTATGAAAGCACGACCAAAAGCCAATATACAAGCTCTCAAACTAGTTATGGGGGCAATGGTTTTGTACTGAATGTTTCTAAAGGGGGAAATGAGGAGGTATTTGAGAAATCATCCCAAAATAATACCCAACTCAGCGCTTCCGGAATCTCTTTGCTTACTCCCGGAGATATCCGTCTTGAGGGATCTAATCTTGATTCTCAAAATGCTCAGATACAAGCAAAAAATCTCTCTATTGCCTCAAGATTGGATATGACTTATACCCATACAAAAGAGGGAGGATGGGGAGTGGGCTATGGGAGTGGGAATATTCAAGGGGATATTTCTACTTCCCAAAGCAAGCAAGATGCCCTATTTTTTAACCAACTCTCAGGAATCCACACAGCTAATCATCTCTTTGTAACTATTCAAGAGAAGACAAATTTAGAGGGAGGCTATCTCTTCTCAGATTCAAAACAACTCAAACTCTCTACCAATACATTGAGTTATCAAGATATTAACACCAAAGATATCAAGGGTGCTAAAGGCTTCCATATAGGAATCTCCACACCCCAAGACAACCTTGCACACTCCCATACTCAAATAGGACTCTCTCATCAAGGACACCAAAGTGAAGGGAGGGCTTTAGCAACACTTGGGGAAGGAGAGATAGAAATCAAAACTTTGAATTATCAAGAAACACAAAATCCCCTTCCGCTCCAACCATCTAACCAATCCAATCGCTTCAATAATATCAATGATACTCAGAATATCTCCAAGATCAATTTTTCTGTAGATTCACCCAAGACCTTTTTCGGCTCTGCTGTAAATATGCTCTCTGTTATCAAAAATCCAAGCCATCTCAATCCTCTTTCTTCTATCAACAGAGACATCCACCAACTCTCTATTGTGTCTAAAAATCAAATCACAGGAGTCCTCCAAGGTCATCTGGACATAGATAATAGAATCTTCTCTCAAAATGGAAGAAAAGAAATCTTAGAAAATATTTCCTCACTCCCTTCTAACACAGCCAAAGCTATAAATGCTACAAACACTACTTTTATCATCAACCCCATTGTAAGCACTTATACCATACTCTCTAACCCTAATCTCAAACTCACCGATCTCCCTACCCAATATCAAGCCAACCAACAAGTGATGGCAACCATTAACCAACTCAACCAAGATACTCTCAACCAACTACCCAAAGGTCAAGATATCACACAAATCACTCAAGCCCTCCCACAAAATCGAAGAGAATCTACCTATTTGTACTATAATCCCGAAGATAAACTCACAGGATTTTATGATACAAAAAATCATCACATTTATCTCAATGGAGCTTATGATACATTCAATGATACCCGGACTTTTATCACGACTTTAGGGCATGAAATCACTCACCAACTCACCTCCAAAGAAGCTATTGCCCAAAATGCCGGGAATTATGCAACCTTTTCTTACGGCTTGCTCAATGCTTTGGATTTCAAACCTCTACCAAGACAAAATCAATCTCATAATGAGGGTAATCTAACGCACTTTAGCAATCCTGATGGATTTGGTAATAGCAATAACTCTACCCAACCTATTACTTCCTTACAATGGTATGAGAATCAAAGTCAGAATATCGGCTTTGATGCTTATGGTGCAAACAAACCTGATTTTAACTCTATTTTAGAACAAAATGCCAAGCTGGCCTTTGGAGTAAAACAAGAGGATAGGGAAGAGCGAACAATCTTGGTTCATGGAACTTCCAGTGATCCTATAACAGCTTTTTCTCCAATATTTAGACAAAGTCTTGCCCAAGCTTTTGATGATCCTAATCAAGAAGATTTTGCATGGTCTGGAAATAATGATGATGCCAGTAGAAGAAAAGCTGCCGGAGATTTGCTTAATCAGATCAATCAACCCTATGAATATGCTCCCAATGAACCTCTCATCATTGTAACACATTCTCATGGAGGGAATGTAGCTAAAATTATGAGCAATCTTTATGATTATAATACAGGTAAAAAGCCTCTTATTATCAATATAGCTACCCCCAATAGAAAAGATTATGTGATGAACCCTCATGTAGAAGAATTTTATAATGTATATAATGTGCATGATACTGCTGTGCAAGGATATTTTGGAGGGATAGACAAGACTTTTCCGTATGTGCATTTTCCATTACCTTCTCAACTTGCTAACGAACCCAATGGTATTAATGTAAAAATAGATCAAGATTATCCGTATAAATTATATATGCTTAAAAATCCATCGAAATATCTTGCTCCTAACCACACTGAATTCAAAAACCCTACTACAATTAAAATCCTCAAAAAAGCTATTGATGAAAGGAAAAAGAAATAA
- the rsmH gene encoding 16S rRNA (cytosine(1402)-N(4))-methyltransferase RsmH — protein MTASLPPHTPVLIHEVLEVFEGVEEGVIVDCTLGFGGHSEALLRHKPHIKIIGIDKDAQAREYASKRLEIFGDRFSCVAGSFGEKFEEILQTYGEDISGVLADIGVSSLQLDDPQRGFGFHANNLDMRMDMDAYLNARIVINQYSIYELERIFKEYGEIKEYKKMASLIVHRRQKEPFVSANDLSNFLQKHFRGSHIHPATLAFQAIRIEVNDELGELKKLLESASRLKKAVFGIISFHSLEDRMVKNTFKQWTKSCICESHVYKCECGNNHSKGAIITKKPLVAKEEENRHNRRARSAKLRSFTFKD, from the coding sequence TTGACAGCATCTCTTCCCCCGCATACTCCCGTACTTATTCATGAAGTTTTAGAAGTTTTTGAGGGAGTAGAGGAGGGTGTGATTGTTGATTGCACGCTTGGTTTTGGCGGGCATTCAGAAGCTCTTTTGAGACACAAACCTCATATCAAAATTATAGGGATTGATAAAGATGCTCAAGCAAGAGAATACGCTTCTAAAAGATTAGAAATTTTTGGAGATCGTTTTAGCTGTGTGGCCGGAAGTTTTGGGGAAAAGTTTGAGGAAATTTTACAAACCTATGGAGAGGATATTTCGGGCGTACTTGCAGATATTGGTGTGAGTTCCTTGCAACTTGATGATCCACAGAGAGGTTTTGGATTTCATGCGAATAATCTAGACATGCGAATGGATATGGATGCTTATTTGAATGCCAGAATAGTTATCAATCAGTATTCTATTTATGAACTGGAAAGAATTTTTAAGGAATATGGTGAGATTAAAGAATACAAAAAGATGGCATCTCTTATCGTCCATAGACGCCAAAAAGAACCATTTGTAAGTGCTAATGATTTGAGCAATTTTTTACAAAAACATTTTAGAGGCTCTCATATTCACCCGGCTACCCTAGCCTTCCAAGCAATTCGAATTGAAGTAAATGATGAACTGGGAGAACTGAAAAAACTTTTGGAGAGTGCGAGCAGGCTTAAAAAAGCAGTTTTTGGTATCATTTCTTTTCATTCCCTAGAAGATAGAATGGTGAAAAATACATTTAAACAATGGACAAAATCTTGTATTTGTGAGTCTCATGTATATAAATGTGAATGTGGGAATAATCATTCAAAAGGTGCTATAATCACAAAAAAACCTCTTGTCGCCAAAGAAGAGGAAAATAGACACAACAGAAGGGCTAGAAGTGCAAAACTTCGATCATTTACATTTAAAGACTGA
- a CDS encoding malic enzyme-like NAD(P)-binding protein, with product MDQKLQDQYQKALEYHKGGKLKIEPKTALKNQDDLSLAYSPGVAIPCKEIQKDPLKAYDYTSKCNLVAVISNGTSVLGLGDIGAQASKPVMEGKAILFKSFAGVDAFDIEVNEKNIDKFVAIVKAISPTFGGINLEDIKAPECFEIEERLVKELDIPVMHDDQHGTAIISTAAIINAAKIINKPTQSMRVVISGAGAAAIACAKMYKALGVKEIIMFDSRGVIHEGRSDLSALKKEFATNKAYASYKEALNGSDVFLGLSKADLLQGEDIMGMNKDPLIFAMSNPVPEILPEVVAQVRKDAIMATGRSDYPNQINNVLGFPYIFKGAMSVRAKKINEEMKFAAANALAELAREPIEPRLEEIHNRKLSFGREYLVPSPFDSRLKEKISKAVADAAIQSGVAQI from the coding sequence ATGGATCAAAAACTTCAAGATCAGTATCAAAAAGCACTTGAGTATCACAAAGGTGGTAAATTAAAAATTGAACCTAAAACTGCCTTGAAGAATCAAGATGATTTGTCATTGGCTTATTCTCCGGGTGTTGCTATCCCCTGTAAAGAGATTCAAAAAGATCCTCTAAAGGCTTATGATTATACTTCTAAGTGTAATTTGGTTGCTGTAATCAGTAATGGCACTTCTGTGCTTGGACTGGGTGATATTGGAGCTCAAGCCAGCAAGCCTGTCATGGAAGGCAAAGCAATTTTGTTTAAATCATTTGCCGGAGTTGATGCTTTTGATATTGAAGTTAATGAAAAAAATATTGATAAATTTGTAGCCATAGTAAAGGCTATTTCCCCTACTTTTGGAGGCATTAATCTGGAAGATATTAAAGCGCCGGAATGTTTTGAGATAGAAGAGCGTTTGGTGAAAGAGCTTGACATTCCTGTAATGCATGATGATCAACATGGTACAGCTATTATTTCTACAGCTGCTATTATCAATGCGGCTAAAATTATTAATAAACCGACCCAATCAATGCGAGTGGTTATTAGTGGTGCAGGGGCAGCCGCTATTGCTTGCGCAAAAATGTATAAAGCTTTGGGTGTCAAAGAGATTATCATGTTTGATAGCAGAGGTGTTATCCATGAGGGTAGAAGTGATTTAAGCGCTCTGAAAAAAGAATTTGCAACCAACAAAGCCTATGCTTCTTACAAAGAAGCTCTCAATGGTTCAGATGTGTTTTTGGGGCTTTCAAAAGCAGATTTACTTCAAGGAGAAGATATCATGGGGATGAATAAAGACCCATTGATTTTTGCAATGAGCAATCCGGTCCCGGAAATCCTCCCTGAAGTTGTTGCGCAAGTGAGAAAAGATGCTATTATGGCTACAGGAAGAAGTGATTATCCCAATCAGATCAATAATGTTTTGGGATTTCCTTATATTTTCAAGGGCGCAATGAGTGTGCGGGCTAAAAAAATTAATGAAGAAATGAAATTTGCTGCAGCTAATGCACTTGCTGAATTGGCAAGAGAACCTATTGAACCCAGACTTGAAGAAATCCATAATCGCAAACTTAGCTTTGGAAGAGAATATCTTGTGCCCTCTCCATTTGATAGTCGGCTTAAAGAAAAAATATCAAAAGCAGTTGCAGATGCTGCAATTCAAAGCGGGGTAGCCCAGATTTGA
- a CDS encoding MarR family transcriptional regulator, with translation MQRKCCKEKEVVPSIIFASRQIKNFFSAKLQPYNIGVEQIGILFILKESGALNITDLSNITLKDKGTISRTIKCLCKKNLVKKIQEKEDNRIAKIIITPEGIEKVELIKNNKKTLEDAFANSISHAEKIEFIRILDKITAAMS, from the coding sequence ATGCAAAGAAAATGCTGCAAAGAAAAGGAGGTGGTCCCTTCTATCATTTTTGCTTCCAGACAAATCAAAAACTTCTTTAGTGCAAAACTTCAGCCTTACAATATAGGTGTTGAACAAATTGGCATTCTTTTTATCCTCAAAGAATCAGGAGCGTTAAACATCACTGATTTATCCAATATTACCCTCAAAGACAAAGGGACAATTTCAAGAACCATCAAATGTCTATGCAAAAAAAATCTTGTTAAAAAAATTCAAGAAAAAGAAGACAATCGAATTGCAAAAATAATTATCACTCCTGAGGGTATAGAAAAAGTTGAATTGATTAAAAATAACAAAAAAACTCTCGAGGATGCCTTTGCTAACTCAATTTCTCATGCAGAAAAAATAGAATTTATTAGAATTCTTGATAAAATTACGGCGGCAATGAGTTGA
- a CDS encoding efflux RND transporter periplasmic adaptor subunit: MFRTLLFCLFLCMTIEAKPIYVNTRPIQNGSLQKQETFIGSINFKEVSNIAAQSQGVVQKIYFHIGQKVKKGQKLLSINDDLLQKDIQIKQAKLTQAKYSLQRQEKELERYKNLLDTQSIPLQEYENLEYQLKSQEANVLALQAELEISQTEIAKKTIYAPFDGIIAEQKVHIAEWVNMGEPICQILNNSDVEAIIYVPSSIAKNIKIGQKVNLTINNKHYQGKITALIPKADVQSKTFPVHISVKNDGSFLDGMAVEAMLNIDGESSGFLVPRDSVVYYLGYPSIFIAKDNQAFVIRVEVLSVQDSLALVRGKIQEGEKVIYRGQDRLQNGSHIQEKTSPKK; the protein is encoded by the coding sequence ATGTTTAGAACCCTGTTGTTTTGTTTATTTTTGTGTATGACTATTGAGGCTAAGCCTATTTATGTCAATACGCGCCCTATTCAAAATGGCAGTCTTCAAAAACAAGAAACTTTTATTGGGAGCATTAATTTTAAAGAGGTTTCAAATATTGCTGCACAATCTCAAGGAGTCGTGCAAAAAATATATTTTCATATCGGACAAAAGGTCAAAAAAGGGCAAAAACTCTTGAGTATTAATGATGACTTACTTCAAAAAGATATTCAAATCAAACAAGCCAAACTTACCCAGGCTAAATATTCCCTCCAAAGACAAGAAAAAGAATTAGAGCGTTATAAAAATCTTCTGGATACCCAATCTATCCCTCTTCAAGAATATGAAAATCTTGAATATCAACTCAAATCTCAAGAAGCTAACGTGCTTGCTTTACAAGCAGAATTAGAAATCTCTCAAACCGAAATAGCTAAAAAAACCATTTATGCTCCTTTTGACGGGATTATTGCAGAACAAAAAGTCCATATTGCTGAATGGGTAAATATGGGCGAACCTATCTGCCAAATCTTAAATAACTCTGATGTAGAGGCTATTATATATGTCCCCAGCTCTATTGCCAAGAATATCAAAATAGGGCAAAAAGTCAATCTTACTATCAACAACAAACATTATCAAGGAAAAATTACTGCTCTTATTCCAAAAGCAGATGTACAATCAAAAACCTTTCCTGTTCATATTAGCGTTAAAAATGATGGGAGTTTTTTGGATGGGATGGCAGTAGAAGCTATGTTGAATATTGATGGGGAGAGTTCAGGATTCCTTGTGCCTAGAGATAGTGTTGTTTATTACTTAGGTTATCCAAGTATTTTTATTGCCAAAGATAACCAAGCTTTTGTTATAAGAGTAGAAGTTCTTTCTGTTCAAGATTCCCTAGCCCTTGTCAGAGGTAAAATTCAAGAAGGAGAAAAAGTTATTTACCGCGGGCAAGATAGACTCCAAAATGGTAGCCATATCCAAGAAAAAACCTCACCAAAAAAATGA